One genomic segment of Intestinimonas butyriciproducens includes these proteins:
- a CDS encoding ABC transporter ATP-binding protein, which translates to MITVEHLTKYYGDFMAVDDLSFEIEEGHVYGFLGPNGAGKSTTMNIMTGCLSATEGHVRIDGYDIFEEAEKAKKRIGYLPEQPPLYMNETPLEYLRFVGEAKGLHGAELDRQITRVVGQTRIDGVKNRRISALSKGYKQRLGIAQALLGNPKVIILDEPTVGLDPIQIIEIRDLIRELGQEHTVVFSSHILSEVQMICDQILIIAKGKLVAFDEPGNLERRLLAPSEITLTAEATEQEVRDILSGVGRITGLDLEREAAGNVMARLKTEHDDIYEVSRAVFFAFAEQKKALLEMTLKKANLEDIFLELTDNARQGAPASDAGTDAECGESEEAEQ; encoded by the coding sequence ATGATAACAGTTGAGCACTTGACAAAATACTACGGCGATTTCATGGCGGTCGATGACCTTTCCTTTGAGATCGAGGAGGGCCATGTTTACGGCTTCCTGGGACCGAACGGCGCGGGAAAGTCCACCACTATGAATATTATGACCGGGTGCCTGTCCGCGACGGAGGGGCATGTCAGGATCGATGGATATGATATTTTTGAAGAGGCGGAAAAGGCCAAAAAGCGCATCGGCTATCTCCCGGAGCAGCCCCCGCTCTACATGAATGAGACCCCACTGGAGTATCTGCGGTTTGTAGGGGAGGCAAAGGGCCTGCACGGCGCAGAGCTCGACCGGCAAATCACCCGGGTAGTGGGACAGACAAGGATCGATGGGGTAAAAAACCGGCGGATTTCAGCCCTTTCCAAGGGCTATAAGCAGCGGCTCGGAATCGCCCAGGCGTTGCTCGGAAACCCGAAGGTCATTATCCTCGATGAGCCGACCGTCGGGCTGGACCCCATCCAGATCATCGAAATACGCGATCTTATCAGGGAGCTTGGACAGGAACACACGGTCGTTTTCAGCTCCCACATTCTCTCCGAGGTCCAGATGATCTGCGACCAGATCCTCATCATTGCAAAGGGAAAGCTGGTGGCTTTTGACGAGCCCGGCAACCTGGAACGGCGGCTGCTGGCGCCCAGTGAGATCACATTGACCGCAGAGGCGACCGAACAGGAGGTGAGGGATATCCTTTCCGGCGTCGGCCGGATAACGGGGCTGGACCTCGAGCGGGAGGCCGCAGGCAACGTCATGGCCCGGTTGAAAACAGAACACGATGATATTTATGAGGTATCCCGCGCGGTATTTTTCGCATTCGCGGAACAGAAAAAGGCCCTGCTGGAAATGACCTTGAAAAAGGCAAATCTGGAGGACATTTTCCTGGAACTGACGGACAATGCCCGGCAGGGCGCCCCGGCGTCAGATGCCGGAACGGACGCCGAATGTGGAGAAAGCGAGGAGGCTGAGCAATGA
- the metK gene encoding methionine adenosyltransferase — protein sequence MSHRVFTSESVTEGHPDKVCDQISDAVLDDILASDPTAHVACETFTTTGMIVVMGEITTSHYTDIPAIARRTVQRIGYTDPAYGFDYRSCAVMTAIDEQSPDIAMGVNQSFEVQQGGDSDPLDLVGAGDQGMMFGYACDETAELMPAPISMAHRLSRRLAQARKSGELTWLRPDGKSQVTVEYDAEGRVLRCPAIVVSTQHDPDIALKDLREAVMETIIKPIIPAQYIDKDTKIYVNPTGRFVVGGPVGDTGLTGRKIIVDTYGGSASHGGGCFSGKDPTKVDRSAAYMARYAAKNLVAAGLARKCQIELAYAIGVAHPVSVLVDTYGTGRLPDERLAEIINRHFDLRPAAIIRDLDLRRPIYEQTAAYGHFGRTDVDLPWEKTDRAELLKQYL from the coding sequence ATGAGTCACCGTGTATTCACCTCCGAGTCCGTCACCGAAGGACATCCAGACAAGGTATGCGACCAGATCTCCGACGCGGTCCTGGACGATATCCTGGCAAGCGACCCCACCGCCCATGTGGCCTGTGAGACCTTCACCACCACTGGCATGATCGTGGTCATGGGAGAGATCACCACCTCCCACTATACCGATATCCCGGCCATTGCCCGCAGAACCGTGCAGCGGATCGGCTACACCGATCCGGCCTACGGTTTTGACTACCGCTCCTGCGCCGTCATGACAGCCATCGACGAGCAGTCTCCCGACATCGCCATGGGCGTCAATCAGTCCTTCGAGGTCCAGCAGGGCGGCGACAGCGACCCGCTGGACCTGGTGGGTGCCGGCGACCAGGGAATGATGTTCGGCTACGCCTGCGACGAGACCGCTGAACTCATGCCCGCGCCCATCTCCATGGCCCACCGCCTCTCCCGCCGCCTGGCCCAGGCCCGCAAGAGCGGGGAGCTCACCTGGCTGCGCCCCGACGGCAAGAGCCAGGTCACCGTGGAGTACGACGCGGAGGGTCGTGTCCTGCGCTGCCCCGCCATTGTGGTCTCCACCCAGCACGACCCGGACATCGCCCTGAAGGACTTGCGGGAGGCGGTGATGGAGACCATCATCAAGCCCATCATCCCCGCGCAGTACATCGACAAGGACACTAAAATTTATGTAAACCCGACCGGGCGCTTTGTGGTCGGCGGCCCTGTGGGGGACACCGGCCTCACCGGGCGGAAGATCATCGTGGATACTTACGGCGGCTCCGCCAGCCACGGCGGCGGCTGTTTCTCCGGCAAGGACCCCACCAAGGTGGACCGCTCCGCCGCCTATATGGCCCGGTATGCGGCCAAGAACCTGGTGGCGGCGGGCCTTGCCCGCAAGTGCCAGATCGAACTGGCCTATGCCATCGGCGTGGCCCATCCGGTCTCCGTGCTGGTGGACACCTATGGTACCGGCAGGCTGCCCGACGAGCGGCTGGCAGAAATCATCAACCGGCACTTCGACCTGCGCCCGGCCGCCATCATCCGGGATCTGGACCTGCGTCGCCCCATCTATGAGCAGACCGCTGCCTATGGCCATTTCGGCCGTACCGATGTGGACCTGCCCTGGGAAAAGACTGACCGGGCGGAGCTGCTCAAGCAGTATCTGTAA
- a CDS encoding heavy metal translocating P-type ATPase, which produces MKQKFNVTGMTCSACSAHVTKAVEKLPGVSSVNVNLLGGSMLVEYDPGAESPESIIAAVDDAGYGAALPASKGGAKADAAPAVDIEAELLGMKRRFVISLCFLLPLFYIAMGHMMGWPLPHFFHDSRNALSFALIQFLLVLPIMYVNDKYYKVGFKTLLHGSPNMDSLIALGSLAAVVYGVAALFQISYGMGHGDAERVSKWSMDLYFESAGMILTLITLGKYLETRSKGKTSEAISRLMDLAPKTATVLRDGAEVEIPVEDVAVGDLILVRPGASIPVDGEVTEGTSSVDESALTGESIPVEKGPGDRVVAASINKSGSFTFRATRVGDDTTLAQMIALVDEAASSKAPIAQLADQVAGIFVPTVIGIALVTAAVWLVLGYGVEHALTASVAVLVISCPCALGLATPVAIMVGTGKGAENGILIKSAEALETLHTVSTVVLDKTGTVTEGRPRVTDLYPGEGITTEELLCVAASLEKPSEHPLAEAIVREAEERKIPLVPVRDFEAVHGRGVRAEVQSSHYLAGNRAMMEESGIDLGAEHLMADGLAENGKTPLYFAQDGRLIGLIAVADTVKPSSAEAMRGFRALGIDVVMLTGDNQRTADAIGRELGVTKVIAEVLPQDKEAVIASLQTEGRRVAMVGDGINDAPALARSDVGLAIGAGTDVAIESADIVLMKSDLLDAVTAVELSKATIRNVKQNLFWAFIYNIIGIPLAAGVWFPLTGWQLNPMFAAAAMSLSSVSVVSNALRLKLFKPRRSHPAESVPTGADGHIDMKKEVCQMEKKLTIDGMMCQHCVAHVSKALNSLPGVTANVDLDTKTATVSGTASDEALKKAVEEAGYSVVSIS; this is translated from the coding sequence ATGAAACAGAAATTCAATGTCACCGGTATGACCTGCTCGGCCTGCTCGGCCCATGTGACCAAGGCAGTGGAGAAGCTCCCGGGCGTGTCCTCCGTCAATGTCAACCTGTTGGGCGGGTCCATGCTGGTGGAGTATGACCCGGGCGCTGAGAGTCCGGAATCCATCATTGCCGCGGTGGATGATGCGGGCTACGGGGCCGCGCTCCCCGCCTCCAAGGGCGGCGCCAAGGCGGATGCCGCTCCCGCGGTCGACATAGAGGCCGAACTGCTGGGGATGAAGCGCCGATTTGTGATCTCCCTGTGCTTTCTCCTCCCTCTCTTTTATATCGCCATGGGGCACATGATGGGGTGGCCCCTCCCGCATTTCTTTCACGATAGCCGAAACGCCCTCAGCTTCGCTCTGATCCAGTTCCTGCTGGTACTGCCCATCATGTATGTCAACGATAAATACTATAAAGTGGGCTTCAAGACCCTGCTCCACGGCTCCCCCAATATGGATTCCCTCATTGCGCTGGGCTCCCTGGCCGCCGTGGTCTACGGTGTGGCCGCCCTCTTCCAGATCAGCTACGGCATGGGGCACGGAGACGCCGAGCGGGTGTCCAAGTGGTCTATGGACCTCTATTTTGAGTCCGCGGGCATGATCCTCACCCTCATCACTCTGGGCAAATATCTGGAGACCCGTTCCAAGGGGAAGACCAGCGAGGCCATCAGCCGGCTGATGGATCTGGCCCCCAAGACCGCGACCGTCCTTCGGGATGGCGCCGAGGTGGAGATTCCGGTGGAGGATGTGGCTGTGGGGGACCTCATCTTGGTCAGGCCCGGCGCCTCCATCCCCGTGGACGGCGAGGTGACGGAAGGGACCTCTTCGGTGGACGAGTCCGCCCTCACCGGCGAATCCATCCCCGTGGAAAAAGGGCCTGGAGACCGGGTCGTGGCAGCTTCCATCAACAAGTCGGGCTCCTTCACCTTTCGCGCCACCCGGGTGGGGGACGACACCACTCTGGCCCAGATGATTGCTCTGGTGGACGAGGCCGCCTCTTCCAAGGCCCCCATTGCCCAGCTGGCGGATCAGGTTGCCGGCATTTTTGTCCCCACTGTCATCGGCATTGCCCTGGTCACCGCCGCCGTATGGCTGGTCCTGGGCTACGGCGTGGAGCACGCCCTGACCGCCAGCGTGGCCGTGCTGGTCATCTCCTGTCCCTGTGCACTGGGACTCGCCACCCCTGTGGCGATCATGGTCGGCACAGGAAAGGGCGCGGAAAACGGTATCCTGATCAAGTCCGCAGAGGCACTGGAGACCCTGCACACCGTCTCCACGGTGGTGCTGGACAAGACCGGCACCGTCACGGAGGGGCGGCCCAGGGTCACCGACCTCTACCCCGGAGAGGGCATCACAACAGAGGAGCTGCTCTGCGTGGCCGCTTCCCTGGAGAAGCCCTCAGAACACCCTCTGGCCGAGGCCATTGTCCGCGAAGCTGAGGAGCGCAAGATCCCCCTTGTCCCGGTCCGGGACTTCGAAGCCGTCCACGGCCGCGGCGTCCGGGCTGAAGTCCAGAGCTCCCATTATCTGGCCGGCAACCGTGCCATGATGGAGGAGAGCGGAATTGATCTGGGCGCGGAACACCTGATGGCCGATGGCCTGGCTGAAAACGGCAAGACCCCCCTCTACTTTGCACAGGACGGCAGGCTCATCGGCCTCATCGCCGTGGCGGACACGGTAAAGCCCTCCAGCGCCGAGGCCATGCGCGGCTTCCGCGCGCTGGGGATCGACGTGGTCATGCTCACCGGCGACAACCAGCGCACCGCCGACGCCATTGGCCGGGAGCTGGGCGTCACCAAGGTCATCGCCGAGGTCCTTCCCCAGGACAAGGAGGCTGTCATCGCCTCTCTTCAAACCGAAGGCCGGCGGGTGGCCATGGTGGGAGACGGCATCAACGATGCCCCGGCTCTGGCCCGATCCGACGTGGGGCTGGCTATCGGCGCAGGGACTGACGTAGCCATCGAGTCGGCGGACATCGTACTCATGAAAAGTGATCTTCTGGACGCCGTAACGGCGGTGGAGCTCTCCAAGGCCACCATCCGGAATGTGAAGCAGAACCTCTTCTGGGCCTTTATCTACAACATCATCGGGATCCCCCTGGCCGCCGGCGTGTGGTTCCCCCTCACCGGCTGGCAGCTCAACCCCATGTTCGCCGCCGCGGCCATGAGCCTTTCTTCGGTGAGCGTGGTCTCCAACGCCCTGCGTCTCAAGCTCTTCAAGCCCCGGCGTTCCCATCCGGCAGAGTCTGTTCCCACAGGGGCGGATGGCCATATCGATATGAAAAAGGAAGTGTGTCAAATGGAAAAGAAACTCACCATCGACGGCATGATGTGCCAGCACTGCGTCGCCCACGTCTCCAAGGCTCTGAACAGCCTGCCCGGCGTCACAGCCAACGTGGACCTGGACACCAAGACCGCTACCGTCTCCGGCACCGCCTCTGACGAGGCACTGAAGAAGGCGGTGGAGGAGGCCGGATACTCCGTGGTATCCATCTCCTGA
- a CDS encoding metal-sensing transcriptional repressor: MMADQKKVLRLLKTARGQMDGIIKMVEEDRYCIDISTQVMAAEAMLNRVNQEILTAHLKHCVNTAHTQEEREKKIDELVDMLGKILK; encoded by the coding sequence GTGATGGCAGACCAGAAAAAGGTCCTGCGCCTCCTCAAGACCGCCCGCGGTCAGATGGACGGCATCATCAAAATGGTGGAGGAGGACCGCTATTGCATCGATATCTCCACCCAGGTCATGGCCGCCGAGGCCATGTTGAACCGGGTCAATCAGGAGATCCTGACCGCCCACCTGAAGCATTGTGTCAATACCGCGCACACTCAGGAGGAGCGTGAGAAAAAGATCGATGAATTGGTGGACATGCTGGGCAAAATATTGAAGTGA
- a CDS encoding sensor histidine kinase: protein MIRKLRFKFVMINMSIVTIMLGVILGLVFYFTRANLETESIAMMQNVASQPFHPGIPNESGGEVRLPYFILQVSPRGELIATSGGYYDLSNDAFLSDLIDMAFASPKAFGVIEGYHLRYYRVGTPIDQCLVFTDISSEVATLDHLTKTCLFLGGLGFGVFLAISILLSGWAVRPVELAWKQQRQFVADASHELKTPLTVIMTNAELMSDPEYSEAYKAQFLSHILVMSRQMRELIEQLLELARTDNAESRPTVGTVDFSRLAANAVLPFEPAFFEKGLRLDVRIDRDISVSGETALLQRLMDILLDNALKYSSPGGTAWVTLQKQGNRRCRLVVKNQGERIPPEDIKNIFKRFYRVDRARSRDGSFGLGLSIAENIVVQHRGSIWAESEDGVNSFFVELPCV from the coding sequence ATGATCCGAAAACTGCGATTTAAATTTGTGATGATCAACATGAGTATTGTCACCATCATGCTCGGTGTGATCTTGGGGCTTGTGTTCTATTTTACGCGGGCGAATCTAGAAACCGAGAGCATTGCCATGATGCAGAACGTTGCCAGCCAGCCCTTTCACCCCGGTATCCCCAATGAGTCCGGAGGGGAAGTGCGCCTACCGTACTTTATACTCCAGGTGAGTCCACGGGGAGAGCTGATAGCGACCAGCGGAGGCTATTATGACTTGTCCAACGATGCATTTCTGAGCGATCTGATCGATATGGCGTTTGCTTCCCCCAAGGCGTTCGGCGTGATCGAGGGGTACCATCTGCGGTATTACCGGGTCGGTACGCCGATCGACCAATGCCTGGTATTTACGGATATCTCCAGCGAGGTCGCCACGCTGGACCATTTGACGAAAACCTGTCTTTTTCTTGGAGGGCTCGGGTTTGGGGTGTTTCTGGCCATAAGCATCCTTCTCTCCGGATGGGCGGTAAGGCCGGTGGAGCTGGCATGGAAGCAGCAGCGTCAGTTCGTGGCGGATGCGTCGCACGAACTGAAAACGCCCCTGACGGTCATTATGACAAACGCAGAACTCATGAGCGACCCGGAATACAGCGAGGCATATAAAGCCCAATTTTTATCCCACATTCTGGTGATGTCCCGGCAGATGCGGGAGCTGATTGAACAGTTGCTGGAGCTGGCCAGGACGGACAACGCCGAATCGAGGCCCACCGTCGGTACTGTGGATTTCAGCAGATTGGCCGCCAATGCCGTGCTCCCTTTTGAGCCAGCCTTTTTTGAAAAGGGGCTGCGCCTGGACGTCCGGATCGACCGGGATATTTCTGTTTCCGGGGAAACGGCACTGCTGCAGCGGCTGATGGACATTTTGCTGGACAACGCGCTGAAGTATTCCTCTCCCGGCGGGACTGCCTGGGTGACGCTCCAAAAGCAGGGGAACCGGCGCTGCAGACTGGTTGTAAAAAACCAGGGAGAGCGCATCCCGCCGGAAGATATTAAAAACATATTCAAACGGTTTTACCGCGTGGATAGGGCCCGAAGCAGGGACGGGAGCTTTGGTCTGGGCCTCTCCATCGCGGAGAATATTGTGGTGCAGCATAGAGGGAGCATTTGGGCGGAGAGTGAGGACGGGGTCAACAGCTTTTTTGTGGAACTACCCTGCGTTTAG
- a CDS encoding rhomboid family intramembrane serine protease produces the protein MHSITDWLDRFCYKHPRLGIPNLMMYIVIGNIAVYLLDNFSGGACSAMLAFIPAGILRGQLWRLVTFIFVPASGYNLIFFALFLYMYYFIGNMLEREWGSVKFTVYYGIGVLANVVVGLVLSVLYGANYAWSVVSVDYLNMSLFFAFAALYPDLQFLLFFIIPVKAKWLAWIDAAFFALSIATSLLNLSWTGVVLPLVAIANFLLFFWEDAARIFGRVRHQHSRQTINFKKATRDVKKEKGYLHKCAVCGITDADDPDMEFRYCSKCNGYYCYCMNHINNHVHIQ, from the coding sequence TTGCACTCCATTACCGACTGGCTCGACCGGTTCTGCTACAAACACCCGCGTTTGGGGATTCCCAATCTGATGATGTACATCGTCATCGGCAATATCGCCGTCTATCTGCTGGACAATTTCAGCGGCGGCGCCTGTTCCGCCATGCTGGCCTTTATCCCGGCCGGTATCCTTCGCGGCCAGCTCTGGCGGCTCGTCACCTTTATTTTCGTCCCCGCCTCCGGCTATAACCTGATCTTTTTCGCCCTCTTCCTCTACATGTATTATTTCATCGGCAACATGCTTGAGCGTGAGTGGGGTTCGGTCAAGTTCACTGTGTACTACGGCATCGGCGTGCTGGCCAATGTCGTTGTGGGGTTGGTGCTCTCTGTGCTGTATGGTGCCAACTACGCCTGGTCCGTGGTCAGTGTGGACTACCTCAATATGTCCCTCTTCTTTGCCTTTGCCGCCCTGTACCCCGACCTCCAGTTTCTGCTCTTCTTCATCATCCCGGTGAAGGCCAAATGGCTGGCCTGGATCGACGCGGCTTTTTTTGCGCTGTCCATCGCCACCAGCCTCCTGAACCTCAGTTGGACCGGCGTGGTGCTGCCCCTGGTGGCCATCGCCAATTTTCTTCTTTTCTTCTGGGAGGACGCCGCCCGCATCTTTGGCCGGGTCAGGCACCAGCATTCCCGCCAGACCATCAATTTTAAAAAGGCCACGCGGGATGTAAAAAAAGAAAAGGGATATCTTCATAAATGCGCCGTCTGCGGCATCACCGACGCGGACGACCCCGACATGGAGTTCCGTTACTGCTCCAAGTGCAACGGCTACTATTGCTACTGCATGAACCATATCAATAACCACGTGCACATTCAATAA
- a CDS encoding response regulator transcription factor has product MKILIVEDEKLLADSIRTLLQKKGFDVEVAYDGETGRQYAELGVYDLLILDVMMPSVDGFEVARRVRMKHLGSMILMLTAKSELEDRITGLNAGADYYLTKPFDARELLACINALLRRQGAQVDEVRFGNTSLDLSSAMLICGENRVRLSAKEFDVMRFLLQAGGRNLSKEVILARVWGFDSEAVENHVEVYIGFLRKKLASIGSNIRIAAIRRLGYHLEAE; this is encoded by the coding sequence GTGAAGATATTGATTGTTGAGGATGAAAAGCTGCTGGCAGACTCCATCCGTACTCTTTTGCAGAAAAAGGGATTCGATGTGGAGGTCGCCTATGACGGAGAGACGGGAAGGCAATACGCAGAGCTGGGCGTCTACGATTTGCTGATTCTGGATGTTATGATGCCGAGCGTGGACGGATTCGAAGTGGCCAGGAGGGTCCGCATGAAGCATTTGGGGTCCATGATCCTGATGCTGACCGCCAAATCAGAGCTGGAGGACCGCATAACAGGGCTGAACGCCGGCGCGGACTACTATCTCACAAAACCTTTCGATGCGAGGGAACTCCTGGCCTGCATCAACGCGTTGCTGCGCAGGCAGGGGGCGCAGGTGGACGAGGTCAGGTTTGGGAACACCTCGCTGGATCTCTCTTCCGCCATGCTGATCTGCGGAGAAAACAGAGTCCGTCTTTCGGCCAAGGAATTCGACGTCATGCGGTTTCTGCTGCAGGCGGGCGGGAGGAACCTGTCAAAGGAAGTAATCCTCGCTAGGGTGTGGGGCTTCGACTCCGAAGCGGTAGAAAACCATGTGGAGGTCTACATTGGGTTCCTGAGAAAAAAGCTCGCCAGCATCGGTTCGAACATCCGAATTGCAGCGATCCGCAGACTGGGCTACCATTTGGAGGCGGAGTAG
- the cdd gene encoding cytidine deaminase, which yields MTERELVDKAISMFPYSYVPYSHFPVGAALECADGSVFTGCNVENSAYGDTICAERTAVVKAVSEGHRDDFVRIAIAGNSKDYCWPCGSCRQVLFEFAPDLEVLIAKEGGDYVKLSLQALLAHGFGPKALL from the coding sequence ATGACGGAGCGCGAACTGGTGGACAAGGCCATCTCCATGTTTCCATATTCCTATGTACCCTATTCCCACTTCCCTGTGGGCGCGGCTCTGGAGTGCGCGGATGGCTCTGTATTCACCGGATGCAATGTGGAGAATTCCGCTTACGGCGATACCATATGTGCCGAGCGCACCGCTGTGGTCAAAGCGGTGAGTGAAGGCCATCGGGACGATTTCGTCCGCATCGCCATCGCCGGAAATTCCAAGGACTACTGCTGGCCCTGCGGTTCCTGCCGTCAGGTGCTGTTTGAATTCGCGCCCGATCTGGAGGTCCTCATCGCAAAAGAGGGCGGCGACTATGTGAAGCTGTCCCTTCAGGCCCTATTGGCCCACGGTTTCGGCCCCAAGGCACTCTTATAA
- a CDS encoding GldG family protein encodes MRRDLKRSSSSEPAREHTIAFRGGGYSLVITAIMLALLIVVNIFASALPTSMTKYDISASKLYSITSNTKVVVNALEEDVTIYWIVQSGKEDEVIENLLSKYESLSDHIEIVKKNPDVFPTFAEQYTDETVSNNSLVVECGERSRFIGYDDIYLQEADLYSYSYNTSFDGEGSITSAIDYVVNEEQPQLYLLEGHGEAELPASFREQIEKENMECSTFSLLTADGVPEEADCVVIYGPESDISAEEKELLADYVTGGGKLLVMAGPTESGVLENLYSLLADYGVSTEEGVVVEADREHYAFQLPYVLLPDMSSSEITDSLIEEHYYPIMPISQALTVSGSAVGATVTELLTTSDASFSKVDGYDITTYEKEEGDIDGPFTVAVSVSCDGGGGMVWFSSSSFLEDMYNAYSSGANVDLTMNALASLVGESDAMAIRSKSLNYNYLTIRDSTASLLKVAMIGVFPLLYLGIGMGVILRRRRMQSETV; translated from the coding sequence ATGAGAAGAGATCTGAAACGCAGTTCCTCCTCAGAGCCGGCGAGAGAGCATACAATTGCCTTTCGGGGGGGCGGCTATTCCCTCGTGATCACCGCCATCATGCTGGCTCTCCTGATTGTGGTGAATATTTTCGCCTCCGCTCTGCCCACATCCATGACCAAGTATGACATCAGCGCTTCAAAGCTCTACTCCATCACCAGCAACACAAAGGTGGTGGTGAACGCACTGGAAGAGGACGTGACGATCTACTGGATCGTACAGTCCGGCAAAGAGGATGAGGTGATCGAGAACCTGCTGAGCAAGTATGAAAGCCTCTCTGACCATATTGAAATCGTCAAAAAGAATCCGGATGTTTTCCCCACCTTTGCCGAGCAATATACGGATGAGACCGTTTCGAACAACAGCCTCGTCGTGGAGTGCGGAGAACGCAGCCGGTTCATCGGATACGATGACATCTACCTCCAGGAAGCGGACCTGTATTCCTACTCCTATAATACTTCCTTTGATGGAGAGGGGTCCATCACCTCCGCGATCGATTATGTGGTGAACGAGGAGCAGCCCCAACTGTACCTGTTGGAAGGGCATGGGGAGGCGGAGCTTCCCGCTTCCTTCCGTGAGCAGATCGAAAAGGAAAACATGGAGTGCAGCACATTCTCGCTGCTGACGGCGGACGGAGTGCCGGAGGAAGCCGACTGCGTAGTAATTTATGGACCGGAGAGCGACATTTCCGCAGAGGAAAAGGAGCTGCTGGCCGATTATGTGACGGGCGGTGGGAAATTGCTGGTCATGGCCGGACCCACGGAAAGCGGGGTTCTGGAAAATCTCTACAGCCTTCTGGCGGATTACGGCGTAAGCACAGAGGAGGGGGTCGTCGTGGAGGCGGACCGGGAGCACTATGCTTTCCAGTTGCCCTATGTGCTCCTGCCGGATATGTCCAGCAGCGAGATCACGGACTCGCTGATTGAGGAGCACTATTATCCCATCATGCCCATCTCCCAGGCGCTGACGGTAAGCGGCTCTGCCGTCGGCGCGACTGTAACGGAACTGCTCACCACTTCCGACGCCTCGTTCAGCAAGGTGGACGGGTATGACATTACAACGTATGAAAAGGAAGAGGGCGACATAGACGGCCCGTTTACAGTCGCCGTATCTGTCTCTTGTGACGGCGGAGGAGGCATGGTCTGGTTTTCCTCTTCCAGCTTCCTGGAGGATATGTACAATGCATATTCCTCCGGCGCAAACGTGGACCTGACCATGAATGCCCTCGCCTCCCTCGTCGGCGAAAGCGACGCGATGGCGATCCGCAGCAAATCCTTGAACTATAACTATCTGACCATTCGGGATTCCACGGCTTCCCTTTTGAAGGTGGCGATGATCGGTGTGTTCCCGCTCCTGTATCTGGGGATTGGGATGGGCGTGATTTTGAGGAGAAGGAGGATGCAGAGTGAAACGGTCTAG
- a CDS encoding DUF378 domain-containing protein, translating to MIMDKIALVLAIIGGLNWGSIGIFGFDIVAFLFGGSSSAISRVIYTLVGLAAIWCISLLFRDTAAADERA from the coding sequence ATGATCATGGATAAGATCGCCCTGGTCCTGGCCATTATCGGCGGACTCAACTGGGGCAGCATCGGCATCTTTGGCTTTGATATCGTGGCCTTCCTGTTCGGCGGGTCTAGCAGCGCCATCAGCCGCGTGATCTATACCCTGGTGGGTCTCGCCGCTATCTGGTGCATCTCTCTGCTTTTCCGCGATACTGCAGCGGCAGACGAGCGGGCCTGA
- a CDS encoding ABC transporter permease, which produces MIAVLKHELRSYFHSLTAYLFGALLLVFVGIGAVLYNIQAAVSNFEFVLSFCSIVLAVIVPILTMRVIAEERRQKTDQLLYSLPITTVQVIVGKYLALLVIYLIPLCIISFYPLIFAQFGEVYLATSYGSIFAFFMMGAALIALGIFLSSLTDNQGFAAGIGIAVILLNYYSVRLSEHVSSTAMGTVIAFGVLILALGAVIWYLTKNENLACGCCFALAAVLILVNVLDGAALEGLLPDLMEKLSLFARLNTFVNGAFDLTAIVYDMSVIAFFLFLSVQSLEKRRYN; this is translated from the coding sequence ATGATTGCCGTTTTGAAGCACGAACTGCGGTCCTATTTCCACTCTTTGACCGCCTATCTTTTCGGTGCGCTCCTGCTGGTGTTCGTGGGCATCGGCGCTGTGCTCTACAATATCCAGGCCGCCGTCAGCAATTTTGAGTTTGTCCTCAGCTTCTGCAGCATAGTCCTTGCGGTCATCGTACCCATTCTGACGATGCGTGTCATTGCGGAGGAGCGCAGGCAGAAGACCGATCAACTGTTGTATTCCCTCCCGATCACCACCGTTCAGGTGATCGTGGGGAAATACCTGGCGCTTCTGGTGATCTACCTGATCCCGCTGTGTATCATTTCCTTTTATCCGCTGATCTTCGCACAGTTCGGCGAGGTGTATCTGGCAACCTCATACGGATCCATTTTCGCATTTTTTATGATGGGCGCCGCGCTGATCGCACTGGGCATATTCCTTTCATCTCTGACGGACAACCAGGGATTTGCGGCTGGTATCGGTATTGCGGTGATCCTCTTGAATTATTACAGTGTCAGGCTGTCGGAGCATGTCTCGTCTACGGCCATGGGGACCGTGATCGCCTTCGGCGTCCTCATTCTTGCCCTGGGCGCCGTGATCTGGTACCTGACCAAAAATGAAAACCTGGCCTGTGGCTGCTGCTTTGCTTTGGCCGCCGTGCTCATCCTTGTGAATGTGCTGGATGGGGCGGCTCTGGAGGGCCTGCTGCCGGACCTCATGGAAAAACTGTCTCTGTTTGCACGACTCAATACATTTGTAAACGGCGCCTTTGATCTGACGGCGATCGTATATGATATGAGCGTGATCGCCTTTTTCCTGTTCCTTTCCGTGCAGTCGCTGGAGAAGAGGAGGTATAATTGA